A portion of the Paenibacillus hamazuiensis genome contains these proteins:
- a CDS encoding carbohydrate ABC transporter permease: MKNSHLSLLAFVAPAFITYLVMLMIPTLGGFYYSFTDWNGLAKSYRFVGLDNFVEAITEDSDFLHAIRFTLKYVVFMVIAQNAIALLLAILIESRRKTKGLFRTIFFMPNMVSLIISAFIWTFVFSQVLPQLAAKTGMLFLNQEWVGNPKVAFFSIAIVSLWHGVGYMMIIYLAALQGVPQSLREAATIDGATPVQTLVHITLPMITHALTICFFLTLNSAFKVYDVVYGLTGGGPGRATQVITMNIFEEAFSSNFRYGYASAKSVLLFVMIMLFTFVQVFVMKKREVEA, from the coding sequence ATGAAAAACAGCCATCTGTCCTTGCTCGCATTCGTCGCCCCGGCATTCATCACCTATTTGGTAATGCTGATGATTCCGACTCTAGGCGGCTTTTATTACAGCTTTACGGATTGGAACGGGCTCGCCAAAAGCTATCGTTTCGTCGGCTTAGACAACTTCGTTGAAGCGATCACGGAAGATTCCGACTTTCTTCATGCAATTAGGTTTACTCTCAAATACGTCGTCTTCATGGTCATCGCGCAAAATGCGATCGCGCTCCTGCTTGCGATTCTCATCGAATCGCGGCGGAAGACGAAAGGTTTGTTCAGAACGATCTTTTTTATGCCGAATATGGTCAGCTTGATTATTAGCGCATTCATATGGACCTTCGTGTTTTCTCAAGTGCTGCCTCAGCTAGCCGCCAAGACGGGGATGTTGTTTCTGAATCAAGAGTGGGTCGGGAATCCGAAGGTGGCCTTCTTCTCCATCGCCATCGTTTCCTTATGGCACGGCGTCGGGTATATGATGATTATTTATTTGGCCGCCCTGCAGGGAGTGCCGCAATCGCTTCGCGAGGCCGCCACGATCGACGGCGCCACTCCCGTTCAGACGCTTGTTCATATCACGCTGCCCATGATCACGCATGCGCTTACGATATGCTTCTTTCTTACTTTAAACAGCGCATTTAAGGTTTACGACGTCGTTTATGGATTGACCGGCGGAGGGCCGGGCAGAGCGACGCAGGTGATCACCATGAATATTTTTGAGGAAGCGTTCTCGAGCAACTTCCGTTACGGCTATGCCAGCGCGAAATCGGTGCTTCTCTTCGTTATGATCATGCTGTTTACCTTTGTTCAGGTTTTTGTGATGAAGAAGCGGGAGGTGGAAGCGTGA
- a CDS encoding response regulator transcription factor — protein sequence MIKVLIVDDEEWNRDIIKRFGNWEAYGMRIIAEAADGLEAIRFVEEQSPDIVITDMRMPGMDGTELLQQIHSRFSAIKLIVVSGHDDFVYMKQAILSKAKDYLLKPIDPRELNAVLRKCKEEIESAVAAGQNAAFDIELTKMIKNAMPAIASSFADLDADNVQSAFRQLGAQIDAYKRLEAFEMEHVYQEYLFLLKELMAKNLVDGDPLPLESCGFSSWEAVVEELSKLYVSIIEDLIHQRKNKKKLNLRDIKRYIENNFTRPITVEKIAQVYFVSYVYLSRAFKSEFAVNITDYMQQLRMEKAKELIVINRIPIKAVAEMCGYEDVAYFYRVFKKYFGIAPGEMRKNQEEG from the coding sequence GTGATTAAGGTGCTTATTGTCGATGATGAAGAATGGAATCGGGACATCATCAAGAGGTTCGGCAACTGGGAAGCCTACGGGATGCGCATTATAGCGGAAGCCGCCGATGGGCTGGAGGCGATTCGGTTCGTTGAGGAACAGTCTCCCGATATTGTGATTACGGATATGCGCATGCCGGGCATGGACGGGACTGAATTGCTGCAACAGATCCATAGCCGGTTTTCGGCAATCAAGCTGATCGTGGTTAGCGGGCATGACGATTTTGTATATATGAAGCAAGCGATTCTCTCGAAAGCAAAAGATTACTTGTTGAAACCGATCGATCCCAGAGAACTGAATGCCGTATTGCGAAAGTGCAAAGAGGAGATAGAATCTGCCGTTGCGGCGGGGCAGAACGCTGCGTTCGATATCGAGCTGACGAAGATGATCAAAAATGCGATGCCCGCCATCGCTTCTTCCTTTGCCGATCTGGATGCGGACAACGTTCAATCCGCTTTCCGGCAGCTGGGGGCCCAAATCGATGCCTATAAGCGATTGGAAGCGTTCGAGATGGAACACGTGTATCAGGAGTATTTATTTTTACTGAAAGAGCTTATGGCGAAAAACTTGGTTGATGGCGATCCCCTGCCCTTAGAATCATGCGGATTTTCTTCATGGGAAGCGGTCGTGGAGGAATTGTCCAAGCTTTATGTTTCTATCATCGAAGATTTGATCCATCAACGGAAAAATAAGAAAAAGTTGAATTTGCGGGATATTAAAAGGTATATCGAAAACAATTTCACCAGGCCCATTACGGTGGAGAAGATCGCCCAAGTTTATTTTGTCAGCTATGTCTACCTCAGCCGGGCATTCAAAAGCGAGTTTGCCGTCAATATTACGGACTATATGCAACAGCTGCGAATGGAGAAGGCCAAAGAGCTGATCGTCATCAATCGGATTCCGATTAAAGCGGTGGCTGAAATGTGCGGGTACGAAGATGTCGCTTATTTCTACAGAGTGTTTAAGAAATATTTCGGCATAGCTCCCGGAGAAATGCGCAAAAATCAAGAAGAAGGTTAA
- a CDS encoding sensor histidine kinase yields MTRIIQFILDPFQRSIRNKLIVTMIGISCVPLIFISLLAAENTRRSVEAEVIESNSSKIEWTAGYLGERFEQMNNIIYTQLINESYNDYIRKMGDANPSIAFNAQKGFVNAVTSIFYSNVNYLSGIQIYLNDTNKQFLVSGSNIEVFTPPRIPEPFGDFFKKHVDFIIENKEHTGVFYLMRTINRFEDRKRLGGIALEINWSNLDNTLNLLTPGSEQTVIIANQQGEILYSLGGQPVSADQLIKLQNRMHSGSGYFRTEEEYVFYGNIPPWNLNVIKVIPSSFINDSARRTWQYAIIIGAVSILLSVLVAIIIAWKTSKPIVKLARAMQGMVPPKEDETPPVTRKDEIGLLEMRYYNMSKRIKEYIKTEYSMNLEKKTAQLKALQAQVNPHFLQNTLQLIGSMAFSKRPDEIYDVIRSLSDMFRYIIRDPEELTTLQQELDHVQNYLHIQKQRFTSRISTYIFLEPGVESCAIPKLTLQPIVENAFIHGLDKKTGAWEIHITVKHTAEGIFILIEDNGVGIPPERLLQLQHQLETQIEPFRAGNERIGLNNVAARIRMHFGSLYGLSIDSQPGKGTAIRLLLPKERSVTSD; encoded by the coding sequence ATGACCAGGATTATCCAGTTCATTCTGGATCCTTTTCAACGCAGTATTCGAAATAAATTGATTGTCACGATGATCGGTATTTCTTGCGTCCCCTTGATCTTCATCTCTTTGCTTGCCGCCGAAAATACAAGAAGATCGGTTGAAGCGGAGGTCATTGAGTCCAACTCGTCAAAAATCGAATGGACTGCGGGTTATTTGGGGGAACGGTTCGAGCAAATGAACAATATTATTTACACCCAGCTTATTAACGAAAGCTACAACGATTATATCCGCAAGATGGGGGATGCCAATCCTTCCATTGCTTTTAACGCTCAAAAAGGTTTCGTGAATGCCGTTACCTCGATTTTTTATTCCAACGTCAATTATTTATCCGGGATTCAAATCTATTTGAACGATACGAATAAACAATTTCTCGTCAGCGGCAGCAATATCGAGGTTTTCACGCCACCGCGGATTCCGGAACCGTTCGGCGATTTTTTCAAGAAGCACGTGGATTTCATCATCGAAAATAAAGAACATACCGGCGTCTTTTATCTCATGCGGACCATCAATCGGTTCGAAGACCGGAAACGACTTGGCGGCATTGCGCTTGAAATCAATTGGTCCAATCTGGACAATACGCTGAATTTGCTGACTCCGGGAAGCGAACAAACGGTCATCATCGCCAATCAACAAGGCGAGATCCTATACTCCCTCGGAGGTCAGCCCGTTTCTGCCGATCAATTGATAAAGCTTCAAAACCGCATGCACTCCGGTTCGGGTTATTTTCGAACGGAAGAAGAATATGTGTTTTACGGCAACATCCCGCCATGGAATTTGAACGTCATCAAAGTGATACCCAGCAGTTTTATTAACGACAGCGCGAGAAGAACTTGGCAGTACGCGATCATTATCGGCGCGGTTTCGATCCTCCTTTCCGTCCTCGTTGCTATTATCATTGCCTGGAAGACATCGAAGCCCATTGTGAAATTGGCTAGGGCCATGCAAGGGATGGTCCCTCCGAAAGAGGATGAAACTCCGCCCGTTACGAGGAAAGATGAAATCGGACTGCTGGAGATGCGCTACTACAATATGTCCAAAAGGATCAAAGAATATATCAAGACGGAATACAGCATGAATTTGGAGAAAAAGACCGCCCAATTGAAGGCGCTGCAGGCCCAGGTCAACCCGCATTTTCTGCAAAATACGCTGCAGTTGATCGGCAGTATGGCGTTCTCCAAAAGACCGGACGAAATTTATGATGTCATCCGTTCGTTAAGCGACATGTTCCGCTATATTATCCGGGATCCGGAAGAGCTGACGACGCTTCAGCAGGAACTCGATCACGTTCAAAATTACTTGCACATTCAGAAGCAAAGATTTACTTCCCGCATATCGACGTACATCTTTCTGGAACCGGGCGTAGAATCCTGTGCGATCCCGAAGCTCACTTTGCAGCCTATTGTGGAGAATGCATTCATTCACGGCTTGGATAAGAAAACCGGAGCTTGGGAAATTCATATTACGGTCAAGCATACTGCGGAAGGCATCTTCATCTTGATTGAAGATAACGGGGTGGGCATTCCTCCCGAACGCCTGCTTCAGCTTCAGCACCAGCTGGAGACACAAATCGAACCGTTTCGGGCAGGCAACGAACGGATCGGCTTGAATAATGTGGCCGCGAGAATTCGCATGCATTTCGGGTCCCTCTATGGACTGTCCATCGACAGTCAACCCGGCAAAGGGACCGCCATTCGGCTGCTGCTGCCTAAGGAAAGGAGCGTCACCAGTGATTAA
- a CDS encoding carbohydrate ABC transporter permease yields MRTARLYSFIITIVLSLFAVVSFFPLYMTVLNSFKTEKEIFGSILSLPTAMHIENYTDALQKTQLLSSLGNTVIVSVLGIAGILLFASLAGYKLSRTPGKLSGLIFFLFISSMLVPFHSIMIPLVKTAKSLSLQGSIYGLAVIYIGLGVNMAIFLYHGFVKSIPRELEESAYMDGCGQFRTFTTIILPLLLPITVTAGILNFLWIWNDFLLPLLMIQDANDYTLILSTNKLFGEYTKDWSLILAALVLTAIPVILIYAIFQKFIVSGIAEGAVKG; encoded by the coding sequence GTGAGGACGGCGAGGCTGTATTCCTTTATCATTACCATCGTACTGTCGCTGTTTGCGGTTGTTTCCTTCTTTCCTTTGTACATGACCGTCTTGAACTCTTTCAAAACGGAAAAAGAAATATTCGGCTCCATCTTGTCGCTGCCGACTGCAATGCATATCGAGAATTATACGGATGCCCTTCAGAAGACTCAACTGCTGTCCAGTCTCGGAAATACGGTGATTGTCTCGGTGCTCGGGATTGCCGGCATCTTACTGTTCGCTTCTTTGGCAGGCTATAAGCTGTCCCGAACGCCCGGCAAGCTGAGCGGTTTGATTTTCTTCCTGTTCATCTCTTCCATGCTGGTGCCTTTCCACTCGATCATGATCCCGCTGGTGAAGACGGCAAAAAGCCTGTCGTTGCAAGGCAGCATCTACGGACTTGCCGTCATTTATATCGGTCTGGGCGTGAACATGGCGATCTTCTTATACCATGGGTTTGTGAAGTCTATTCCCCGCGAGCTGGAGGAATCGGCTTATATGGACGGCTGCGGGCAATTCAGAACGTTTACGACCATCATTCTCCCTTTGCTTCTGCCGATTACCGTTACTGCAGGCATCTTGAATTTTTTGTGGATTTGGAACGATTTCCTGCTGCCATTGCTGATGATTCAGGATGCTAACGATTATACGCTGATCCTCTCTACCAATAAATTATTCGGTGAATATACGAAAGACTGGTCGCTAATTTTGGCGGCCTTGGTGCTGACGGCGATTCCGGTTATTCTCATTTATGCGATTTTCCAGAAATTCATTGTATCGGGGATAGCGGAAGGTGCGGTTAAAGGTTGA
- a CDS encoding extracellular solute-binding protein, with product MRKSWKVMLSTAAAISLLAGCSAKGDGGGNTGNQASGSGVAAPKEVTLKVFLAQPRFKEQYDKFVADFTAKEKAEKNINVKVQMEMPPIDQAPQILKTRLAANDGPDVFSLHAINDLPTYYKAGYVDDLSKQPFAGKILDSVRPAVTIDNKVLAVPLETLNWGYLYNKKIFADLGLKPPTTVTEMKSVIETLKKNKITPFQLAYKEAGSPQLFLPLTVGALVNTENKDFVDRMNSDKGSFSEIKNQLFGNFDLVNANGTERALEVSAAEGAAAFAQGKAAMWVMGPWYADTLLKSNPDLQFGVAPLPVNDNPNATMINMSVSTSLAVAAGSKNKEVAYDFVNFVLDDKVTNDLFKSLKYNPNAKNHTFESYPWINEALTYVKEGKAYKDPTMPPAVKDEVGKLLQAYYSKSISQDDVISVLDKAWKNANKINK from the coding sequence ATGAGAAAAAGTTGGAAGGTCATGTTGAGTACGGCGGCTGCGATCTCGCTGCTCGCGGGATGCTCGGCAAAAGGCGATGGCGGCGGGAATACCGGCAATCAAGCTTCGGGAAGCGGCGTGGCCGCGCCGAAGGAAGTCACCTTGAAGGTCTTTCTGGCTCAGCCGCGATTCAAAGAGCAATACGACAAGTTTGTCGCCGACTTCACGGCCAAAGAGAAAGCGGAGAAAAACATCAATGTCAAAGTGCAGATGGAAATGCCGCCGATCGATCAAGCGCCGCAAATTTTGAAAACAAGACTGGCGGCCAACGATGGTCCGGATGTGTTCTCCTTGCACGCGATCAACGATCTGCCGACTTATTATAAAGCCGGTTATGTAGATGATCTGTCCAAGCAGCCATTCGCGGGTAAAATTCTGGATAGCGTCAGACCGGCTGTCACGATTGACAACAAGGTGCTGGCCGTACCGCTTGAAACGCTGAACTGGGGTTATTTGTACAATAAGAAAATATTTGCCGATCTCGGGCTGAAGCCGCCGACAACCGTTACCGAAATGAAGTCGGTGATCGAGACGTTGAAGAAAAATAAAATTACGCCTTTCCAGCTGGCCTATAAAGAAGCGGGATCGCCGCAGCTCTTCTTGCCGCTAACCGTCGGTGCACTGGTCAATACGGAAAACAAGGACTTCGTCGACCGGATGAACAGCGACAAAGGTTCGTTCTCGGAGATCAAAAATCAGCTGTTTGGCAATTTTGACCTGGTGAATGCCAACGGAACCGAACGGGCGCTGGAAGTATCCGCAGCCGAAGGCGCGGCGGCGTTCGCTCAAGGAAAAGCGGCGATGTGGGTGATGGGACCCTGGTATGCCGATACGCTTCTGAAGTCGAACCCGGATCTGCAGTTCGGCGTTGCGCCGCTGCCGGTCAACGATAATCCGAACGCCACGATGATCAATATGAGCGTCTCCACTTCGCTCGCTGTCGCTGCGGGCAGCAAAAACAAAGAAGTGGCGTACGATTTCGTAAACTTTGTGCTGGACGATAAGGTAACGAACGATTTGTTCAAGAGCTTGAAGTACAATCCGAATGCCAAAAATCATACGTTCGAAAGCTATCCGTGGATTAACGAAGCGCTGACTTATGTTAAAGAGGGCAAAGCGTACAAAGATCCGACCATGCCGCCTGCGGTCAAGGACGAGGTCGGGAAGCTGCTGCAAGCGTACTATTCCAAATCGATTTCGCAGGATGACGTCATCAGCGTCTTGGACAAGGCTTGGAAGAACGCCAATAAAATCAACAAATAG